Genomic DNA from Sulfuricurvum sp. IAE1:
GGATCGGGTTTGAGGGGTTTGAGGTGGACGGCATATACACGCTGAATCCTGTCACTGGCGACGGAGACCTCTTTGGGGGTAAATTCAGCTTTTTGTTCGATACGGACTACTTTTGCCGCTATCGGATGATCGGGATAAGCGTCGACGAAGATGACGGCGCGGTCTGCAATTTTGATCTTGCCGTTTTGGAGCGTATCGACGAAAATTTTCAGGTACAACGAAGAGGGATCGATCAGCGTAACGACGGGATTTCCGGCTCCGACAACCTCTCCGCCGTGTGCGATTCTCTCGACCACGAAACCGTTCACCGGAGAACGCAGCTCCATTTCATCGAGGACCGCCTGGCTTTGGGCCTGTGTCGCTTCCATTGCTTTGATTCCCGCGGAAAGTGCGTTGTTGGCCTCCTGCATCGCATCGATTTTACGCTGTGCCAACAATGCTTCGACACGCGAACTTTGTGCGATCGAGATCGTCTCGTCCAGCTGTTTGCGTTTGTACATGAGTGCGGATAGCTGCTCGCGGTCGGTTTTGAGCTTGAGTTCGGCGGTTTCGAGCTGGCGCGATTCGACAAGCCGTTTGCCCACCAGGTCGTGCATCCGTTCGAAATCTTTTTCGCTTTGGGCAACGATGTTTTTTTGCATGCTCACGGTTCGATCGAGTTCGTCGCGGGAACGCTGCGAGAGTGCGAGATTCGCGTCGGCTTTTAAAAGGGTCTGGGGGAGAGTCCGGCGCAGAATCTCCAGTTCGATTTCCCGAGAGCGGAATTCGCGCCGTGCCGCATCGAGCCTGGCGACTACCTGATCGTGCTGGGCGCGCGACTCTTGGCTGTCGATCACGGCGACTGTCTGAAAACGGCGTACCTGTTCCCCTTCTTCGACGTCGATGCGGCTGATCCTGCCGGCGTACTTCGCATTGAGATTGATCAAATCACCGTCTATCCGCCCCGTCCCCTGAATTAGGTTTTCGGCCAGCTGCGGCGGATGAAGCCTTACATAGATCAAAACGGCGCCCGTACCGAACAAAAGCGCAATAAGAGCACCCAACCAGTATTTTTTCAGGGTAGAAAACATATTCGACTGCCCTATTTCTAGATTTAGACCATCTTATAGCGTTGTAGCTTAATTCAGTATCAATTAATCGTATCGTGACTATATTGACGGATAGAAAAGGAGAGCGCATGAAGCGGTTGCTTCCGTTTATTTTGCCGACACTGGTATTGGCTCAGAGCTATCCTGAAGTAATCGCGCGCATCGACGCTTCGTACGCGGTGCAAAGTGCCCGTGCGATCGAACACTCGGCATACGAAGCGTATCTGGCGGCGGAGGGTAAGCATCTTCCCTCGCTCGATGCCCGCCTCAGCGCTCTCAAATTGAACCGGACGCCCACTGCGGTATTGGCGTCATCGAAAATGCAGACCGCCTCACGCAACAATGTAGAGGGAGAAGTCACCCTTACTTATCCGCTGTTCAGCGGGTTTGCCCTCTCCGCTTCGGCAGAAAAAGCCAGGCTCCATCATGAAAAAGCATTACTTGAAACCTCCGATCTCAAACGTAACCTTTATCTGGATGCCACCCGGCTATATGCCGCAGCTGCGGGCTATGAGGCGGTAATTGCGGCTCAGAAGGAAGCCAAAATCGCAATCGACGCATCGTACGCAAAAGCGAGGGGAATGTATGCCAACGGCCTGCTCGCCCCCGCCGAGCTCTATGCCATCGAAGCAAAGGGATACGAAATCGAAGCGCAAATCGCCGAGAGCCAAAGCGCGCGCCTTCAGGCGCTCAACACCCTTTCCTACCTCACGGGGGAACGTGTCGAGAAGGTTGAACTCCCCTCTGTACGGGAATGGACATCGGAACCGACAAAGGTCGAAGCTGCCGCGCAGGCGAACCGTGAAGACCTGCTCGCCCTGGCAAAAGCGCTCGGAATCGCACGAAGCGACATCGCTATGGCCGAAAGTCGGTGGTATCCTCAAATAGCGCTTGTCGCTTCCCTTAAACGTCACGGTGACACGTTCGATCTTAACGGCGACGGATACACGAACGCCGATAAAAGTTACGGCGGGGTTGTCGCTTCGTGGAATCTCTTTTCGGGGATGAGCGACTATCATGCGCTTCAAGCCTCAAAGGCATCCGAATTGGCCGCATACGCCGCGATCGAAGATTATAAAAGCCGTATCATTTCAGAAATACGCAATACGGCTTTGAAGATCGAAGCGACCCATACTAAACTGCTGAGCGCACGTATGCGGATCAAGGCCGCCGAAGAGTATGCCAAACTCACCCGGGGGAGATTTGACAACCAGCTTTCGAGTGCGGACGAATTGAGCCGTGCCATTGCCGACCTTGCGTCGGCGAAAGCAGCTGCGGCAACGCTGGAAAGCGAGCTTTTCACCCTGGATGTTTCGCTTCTGCTGCAGGGCGGTTTGGAAATGTTCCGCGTAAAAACGGCGATTCACTGAGTATTCGGCCCCGTTTTGACTATAATAAAGCATTTGTTTAAAGGAGGAGGCGATATGCGTTTCCAAGCCGCTCTTGCCGTCGCGTTGGCCGTGTTTGTTTCGGGGTGCAGCATGCGGACGCCGCATGAGTCCCTGAATGCGGCGCTCGAAAAAAGTTTCCGTGCGCAAGGTTACGATTATACCTCCTCGACCCGGATCACAAAACTGTCGGTCTCGCATGACAAAACCGACGAAACCGACAGGAGCGCCGTGTACGTCGACAAAGGTTTGAGCATCCTGCGGTCGCTCAGCCTCCAGGCCAAAGGTTCCGTGGACATCCGGCAGGCAAGGTCCGAAGCGCTCTACGATCTGCGATACGCACAGAACAACGTCGAAGTTTCGGTTAGGGTACCGCTGATGGCCGACTATGAAAACCGGGTGCTCTATATCGGCAATTCGTTTCTCAACACCCTATTTCCGATGCGGCCCGAAGATGAGAAAAAACTGATCCGTTTCGATCTTAACGATACCATGATGCAAAGCTTTTTTCCCGAGGATGCTTTTAACGCTTCGGCGTTCCGGAGTATGAATCGGGCGATTCAAGAAGGGACCCTCAAAGGGTTTGCGGAGATGAACGGATCGCTCGCGTATTACGATGCGGCAAGCGGAAACATACGGGTTCGGCTCGATCATGACGATTCGGTCGGGTGGTTCGTCCGCTTTAGCGATGCCGCAATCGTCCGCCTTTTTCAAGACGGCGTTTTGAGCAAAGAAGAATATGGGGCGTATATGATTCTAAGCGACCAGAAACGCATCTCCGCTTTGTTTGAGCGATTCGTCCTCGCGACCGATTTTGAAATCGCCCTGAACCGCTCCGGCCGCGTTGAACGCGTTACCGTACGCCTCGATATTAGCGATGCCGAGGGATCGTTCACGGCGGGAATCGAAAATACAACGTCGATAGAACATTACGACGATCCCCACTTTACGCTCGATCCTGAAAAAGCCGGAACGGTCCATTTTCACGACGTTGTCAAAAATTTCGAAATGTTGATGGAACCCGTCAACACGCTGGATAAAATATTTCAGGAACCGGCCGATGTCAATGACGCGCTGGGCGTTCTACCCTCCGCTCTAAAAACCCATCGGGTTTTGTGACGGACCAAATGATCGTTACTCCATGCCGATGAGGATGCGCCCTTTTTTGTTCAAATAAAAAGTTTCGTATCCATCGTCCCCTATACTCATGCATTCTCCCAAAAAGCCTTCGTCATATAGCTCTCGTATAATCCGGTGTACCGTATCGGCATCCATCTGTGCATATTCGGCGATATCGTCAGCTTCGTAAATGTTGTATTCGATTTCGTCGCTCAGCGAAAAAATCGATCGCATGACGCGCAGTCTCTCGGCTGTCGTGTTCATGATGCGCTCGCTTCGGCAACAAGGCAGGAGAAACAGTGCTCGCGGTCGTTGCATCCGGCACAGGCGGGAGCCACTTTCCCGATGGCGTCGTAGAGGAATTTTTTCCAAAGTTTCTCTTTGGGTTTCATTTCGGCGAGACGGGGAAAGTGGCGTGCCATGAACTGGCCCATCTCGATGCGGTTTTTAAACCCCAGGTCCTGGTACAAATGGTTCATCTCGAGCGATTTGAGCGCAATAAGCGGAGCGAGATCGTATCTGGCCTCATCGTTCGCGGCGTATTTTTTCAGGTGGTTTTCAATCTCGCGGCGCATGACGTCGTGTTCGTGCATAGCTTCCCTCCCCTATGGGTCTTCATGGAGAGATGCAATTTTTATGCGCGTACTTTTGCGCTTCTAATGGTGCCCTTTATACTTCATGCCGTGGGCATGGGCCACCGCTTCGTTCATCAGATAGCCGTCATAGGTGTTGAGCGCGGAACTCAAGACGTCGTTTCCGACGACATGTGTAATCGGGGTAGCGGCTATTTGCTTGATATAAGGCAGCGTAGCGTGTGTTAGTGCGCTCGTAGAGGTATGCGGGTACATGCCGGGCATATTGGCGACGCAATAGTGGATGATCCCTTCGACTTCGAAGGTGGGGTCGGAATGGGTCGTCGGACGGGAAGTTTCAAAACATCCCCCCTGATCGATGGAAACATCCACCAACACCGAACCCTTCGGGATCAGTTCCAACATCTCCCGCGTAATCAGTCTCGGAGCTTTCGCACCGGGAATCAATACCGTACCGATGATCAGGTCGGCTTCTTTGATGCTGTTGACAATCGCGTCGTGGGAGGAATAGTGCATCGTCACCCGCGGACTCATGACGTCACGCAGATACGCCAGCCGTTCGGTATTGATATCAAACAGTATGACTTCGGCACCGAGCCCGGCGGCGGCGTCGGCGGCTGCCTTACCCGCCACCCCGGCTCCGAATACGACGACGCGCCCGGGTGCAGTACCGACGGCACCGCCGACGAGCTGCCCTTTTCCTCCGTAATAGCGTCCCAAATGTACGCTCCCGAACAGCGTAGCCATACGTCCGGCGATTTCGCTCATCGGTTCGAGCAGCGGGAGACGACGGCCGCTGCGGAGCGTTTCGTACGCGTAGGCGGT
This window encodes:
- a CDS encoding HlyD family secretion protein gives rise to the protein MFSTLKKYWLGALIALLFGTGAVLIYVRLHPPQLAENLIQGTGRIDGDLINLNAKYAGRISRIDVEEGEQVRRFQTVAVIDSQESRAQHDQVVARLDAARREFRSREIELEILRRTLPQTLLKADANLALSQRSRDELDRTVSMQKNIVAQSEKDFERMHDLVGKRLVESRQLETAELKLKTDREQLSALMYKRKQLDETISIAQSSRVEALLAQRKIDAMQEANNALSAGIKAMEATQAQSQAVLDEMELRSPVNGFVVERIAHGGEVVGAGNPVVTLIDPSSLYLKIFVDTLQNGKIKIADRAVIFVDAYPDHPIAAKVVRIEQKAEFTPKEVSVASDRIQRVYAVHLKPLKPDPLLKLGLPAVGVVSLDGKNLPVTLREVPE
- a CDS encoding TolC family protein encodes the protein MKRLLPFILPTLVLAQSYPEVIARIDASYAVQSARAIEHSAYEAYLAAEGKHLPSLDARLSALKLNRTPTAVLASSKMQTASRNNVEGEVTLTYPLFSGFALSASAEKARLHHEKALLETSDLKRNLYLDATRLYAAAAGYEAVIAAQKEAKIAIDASYAKARGMYANGLLAPAELYAIEAKGYEIEAQIAESQSARLQALNTLSYLTGERVEKVELPSVREWTSEPTKVEAAAQANREDLLALAKALGIARSDIAMAESRWYPQIALVASLKRHGDTFDLNGDGYTNADKSYGGVVASWNLFSGMSDYHALQASKASELAAYAAIEDYKSRIISEIRNTALKIEATHTKLLSARMRIKAAEEYAKLTRGRFDNQLSSADELSRAIADLASAKAAAATLESELFTLDVSLLLQGGLEMFRVKTAIH
- a CDS encoding nitrogen fixation protein NifQ, whose protein sequence is MHEHDVMRREIENHLKKYAANDEARYDLAPLIALKSLEMNHLYQDLGFKNRIEMGQFMARHFPRLAEMKPKEKLWKKFLYDAIGKVAPACAGCNDREHCFSCLVAEASAS
- the ald gene encoding alanine dehydrogenase, whose translation is MIIGLPKEIKTDEFRVALTPSGVEELVRSGHTVYVQSGAGKGSGFEDASYAAAGGVLLDDPDQIWRSSDMIVKVKEPIEAEYARLREGLILFTYLHLAADKVLTELLCEKKVTAYAYETLRSGRRLPLLEPMSEIAGRMATLFGSVHLGRYYGGKGQLVGGAVGTAPGRVVVFGAGVAGKAAADAAAGLGAEVILFDINTERLAYLRDVMSPRVTMHYSSHDAIVNSIKEADLIIGTVLIPGAKAPRLITREMLELIPKGSVLVDVSIDQGGCFETSRPTTHSDPTFEVEGIIHYCVANMPGMYPHTSTSALTHATLPYIKQIAATPITHVVGNDVLSSALNTYDGYLMNEAVAHAHGMKYKGHH